In one window of Nitrospirota bacterium DNA:
- a CDS encoding PhoH family protein: MIESDLGVQLAARGDELILTGSQEAVRKAERLVTELAALTAEGYELKAEDVAVALKASRGPGEVPLKELLLSSVPIATAKRFVAPKSAAQKAYLEAIQTYDIVIGIGPAGTGKTYLAMAMAVAALTRKEVSRIILARPAVEAGEKLGFLPGDMYAKVNPYLRPLYDALYDMMDMERANRLVERGEIEIAPLAFMRGRTLNDSFVILDEAQNATAEQMKMFLTRLGFNSKAVVTGDITQVDLPSDRVSGLIEAREILQEIPGIQFVYFDQRDVVRHRLVQEIIEAYDRHSPIRHGGIRDDKSGRGASRGPLRGQRGRAGNGEQPH; the protein is encoded by the coding sequence ATGATCGAAAGCGATCTGGGGGTGCAGCTGGCGGCCCGCGGCGACGAGCTGATTCTGACCGGTTCCCAGGAGGCGGTGCGGAAAGCCGAACGCCTCGTGACCGAGCTGGCGGCTCTGACCGCCGAAGGCTACGAGCTGAAGGCCGAAGACGTGGCCGTGGCCCTCAAGGCGTCGCGCGGGCCCGGGGAAGTCCCGCTCAAGGAACTGCTCCTCAGCTCCGTGCCCATCGCCACGGCCAAACGTTTTGTCGCACCCAAGTCGGCGGCGCAGAAGGCTTACCTGGAAGCGATTCAGACTTACGATATTGTCATCGGGATCGGCCCGGCCGGGACCGGGAAAACGTATTTGGCCATGGCCATGGCGGTGGCCGCGCTGACGCGCAAGGAGGTCAGCCGCATCATCCTGGCCCGGCCGGCGGTGGAGGCGGGGGAGAAGCTGGGGTTTCTGCCCGGCGACATGTACGCCAAGGTGAATCCCTATCTGCGGCCCCTCTATGACGCCCTCTACGACATGATGGATATGGAGCGGGCCAATCGGCTGGTGGAACGGGGCGAGATCGAGATCGCGCCGCTGGCCTTCATGCGCGGCCGCACGCTCAACGATTCGTTCGTGATCCTGGACGAGGCGCAGAACGCCACCGCCGAGCAGATGAAGATGTTTCTGACCCGACTGGGCTTCAATTCCAAAGCGGTTGTGACCGGCGACATCACGCAAGTGGATCTGCCCTCCGACCGGGTGTCCGGGCTGATCGAAGCGCGGGAGATTCTCCAGGAAATTCCCGGCATCCAGTTCGTCTACTTCGACCAGCGGGACGTCGTGCGTCACCGTCTGGTCCAGGAGATCATCGAGGCCTACGACCGGCACAGCCCGATCCGCCATGGCGGAATCCGGGACGACAAGTCGGGACGGGGAGCGAGCCGAGGGCCACTCCGTGGGCAGCGAGGCCGGGCCGGCAACGGGGAGCAGCCCCACTGA
- the ybeY gene encoding rRNA maturation RNase YbeY, which produces MPVTVRCSVRRIPLRRAGIEQLAQRILDATGEVRADVSLSFIGDASMRRLNRQYRRKDATTDVLAFPMRHIRPRFMPHASRFTSSMLGDVVISLPQAVRQARERGLPLHHELATLLIHGMLHLLGYDHERNVREAQRMQRKERAVLRAVSPVPALVKRKG; this is translated from the coding sequence ATGCCGGTGACGGTGCGTTGTTCGGTCCGGCGCATCCCGCTGCGCCGCGCCGGAATCGAACAGTTGGCGCAGCGTATTTTGGATGCGACGGGCGAGGTCCGAGCCGACGTGAGCCTGTCGTTCATCGGCGATGCGTCCATGCGCCGCCTCAACCGGCAGTATCGCCGCAAGGATGCCACCACCGACGTGCTGGCGTTCCCGATGCGACATATCCGACCACGCTTCATGCCTCACGCTTCACGTTTCACGTCTTCCATGCTCGGCGACGTGGTGATCTCACTCCCGCAGGCGGTCCGCCAGGCGCGCGAGCGCGGCCTCCCGTTGCATCATGAACTCGCCACGCTGCTCATCCACGGGATGCTCCATCTCCTCGGGTACGACCATGAACGAAATGTGCGCGAAGCCCAACGTATGCAGCGGAAGGAGCGGGCCGTTCTGCGGGCCGTCAGCCCCGTGCCGGCGTTGGTGAAGCGGAAAGGGTAA
- the ftsY gene encoding signal recognition particle-docking protein FtsY: MGWLARLSQGLAKTRERVKDSLVRLVSRGPDPAVLEELEETLIAADLGVHTVTRLIERLQAERGRLASSGPDARHILEVLKGTLLETLQRCESRPLEALVRQGPKPYVLLAVGVNGVGKTTTVAKLAQRLKTAGHQPVLVAADTFRAAAIEQLLVWGGRVGVDVVRQQQGSDPSAVVFDGLAAAKARHADVLLIDTAGRLHTKSNLMDELKKMKRVLARELPGAPHEVLLVLDGTAGQNALSQARQFHEAVGVTGLAVTKLDGTARGGIVVAIAEELKIPVRLVGVGEGIEDLQDFHAEEFVDALVATS, translated from the coding sequence ATGGGATGGCTCGCGAGGCTCAGTCAGGGGTTGGCCAAGACCAGGGAGCGGGTGAAGGACTCGCTTGTGCGGCTGGTCAGCCGCGGCCCGGACCCGGCGGTGCTGGAAGAATTGGAAGAAACGCTGATCGCGGCTGATCTGGGCGTGCATACGGTCACGCGGCTGATCGAGCGGCTGCAGGCGGAACGGGGGCGCCTCGCCTCTTCGGGGCCCGATGCAAGGCATATCCTGGAGGTGTTGAAAGGCACCCTTCTGGAAACCTTGCAGCGTTGCGAGAGCCGGCCGCTCGAAGCCTTGGTCCGGCAGGGGCCGAAGCCATATGTCCTGCTGGCGGTGGGGGTCAATGGGGTGGGCAAGACCACCACGGTGGCCAAGCTGGCGCAGCGATTGAAGACTGCCGGGCATCAGCCGGTGCTGGTGGCGGCGGACACGTTTCGCGCGGCGGCGATCGAGCAATTGCTGGTCTGGGGCGGTCGCGTCGGGGTGGATGTCGTGCGGCAACAACAGGGGTCCGATCCCTCCGCCGTGGTGTTCGACGGGTTGGCTGCGGCGAAGGCCCGACACGCCGACGTGCTGCTGATCGACACGGCCGGCCGGCTCCATACCAAGTCGAACCTGATGGACGAGCTAAAAAAAATGAAGCGGGTTCTGGCCCGCGAACTGCCGGGCGCGCCGCACGAGGTGCTCTTGGTGCTGGACGGGACGGCGGGTCAGAATGCGCTGTCCCAGGCCCGGCAGTTCCACGAGGCGGTGGGGGTGACCGGGCTGGCCGTGACCAAACTGGACGGGACGGCGCGCGGCGGAATCGTCGTTGCGATCGCCGAGGAGCTGAAGATTCCGGTCCGCCTCGTCGGCGTGGGAGAGGGGATCGAGGACTTGCAGGATTTTCACGCCGAAGAGTTCGTGGACGCCTTGGTCGCGACCTCCTGA
- a CDS encoding M1 family peptidase — protein sequence MYSPGIGPSVQVLRNSMAHAPLVIIAALLLADGLALADGAMAEGAARSADLRHHELSVELLPQQHRLRVTDRMTVTVPAGAPPSFSWSLNPALHVTAVMHEGRPLRWDVQPPTGEGQAGRDRLRQVTVPLAAPVAERRELKLEVRYEGLLDDPPRESRQLRFVTPSDTEGHIGSEGVYLSGETHWYPDVEGSLPTFAVHVTLPEGWSAVTHGLQVARRVQNGHVVEDWEVTAKTEALSLVANRFVQAHRAWKAPDGRTVDVATYLFPEEAQLAEEYLAATVRYLDAYSRLLGPYPFPKFAVVENFFASGLGMPSFTLLGSGVVKRHYVQPYALGHEIVHSWIGNWVLNQREQGNWVEGLTTYLANYYYDELTGKPDQARDQRRLMLLSYAVYVRPEEDYPVAAFRQKTDQKDNAIGYQKTAMIFHQLRRELGEEVFWSAIRKLVAGYGGTYAGWADLERVFAAASGKELRWFFAQWVERPGAPLVTIAAVRADRPPEAEPESGFRLTVRIGQSGEPYRLRLRLVADLAGGRTHEAWLEVQGAEQTLSVLMPGAPVRLRLDPDFDTFRRLPREQLPPMLNLYVTDRNRTLVLPVAEPATETAPYRELGRQVAAREPAITQLTDREPVPAEGSLLILGGPMLNEGTALMRQACGERVRLERDRFTLDGTVYEGQGFALLLSCRRPDRPGSVTTLFYGLSPQAAAKVARLLFFYGWQSYVVFRDGAVVTRGDFSSVQDELEVSVEMP from the coding sequence ATGTATTCTCCCGGCATCGGTCCGTCGGTTCAAGTTTTGCGGAACAGCATGGCACACGCGCCTCTCGTGATCATTGCGGCATTGCTCCTGGCGGATGGGCTGGCCTTGGCCGACGGGGCGATGGCCGAGGGGGCCGCTCGTTCAGCGGATCTCCGGCACCATGAACTCTCCGTCGAGTTGCTGCCGCAGCAACATCGGCTGCGCGTGACCGACCGGATGACCGTCACGGTCCCGGCAGGCGCTCCGCCGTCTTTCTCCTGGTCGCTCAATCCTGCCTTGCACGTAACCGCGGTGATGCATGAAGGGCGGCCGCTCCGCTGGGACGTTCAGCCGCCGACCGGAGAGGGCCAGGCCGGACGGGATCGGCTGCGGCAGGTGACGGTCCCCCTGGCTGCCCCCGTGGCGGAACGGAGGGAACTGAAACTGGAAGTCCGGTACGAGGGCCTGCTCGACGATCCGCCCCGCGAATCTCGCCAGCTCCGGTTCGTGACGCCCAGCGACACAGAGGGCCATATCGGGAGCGAAGGCGTCTACCTGAGCGGCGAGACCCATTGGTATCCGGATGTCGAGGGCTCGCTGCCGACCTTCGCGGTGCACGTCACGCTGCCCGAAGGCTGGTCGGCGGTGACGCATGGTCTGCAGGTCGCGCGGCGGGTCCAGAACGGTCACGTGGTCGAGGATTGGGAGGTAACCGCGAAGACCGAAGCGCTGTCACTGGTCGCAAACCGTTTCGTGCAGGCTCATCGGGCGTGGAAGGCTCCGGACGGGCGGACGGTGGACGTGGCGACCTATTTGTTCCCCGAAGAAGCCCAGCTGGCCGAGGAGTATCTGGCCGCGACCGTCCGCTACCTCGACGCCTACAGTCGTCTGTTGGGGCCCTATCCCTTTCCGAAGTTCGCCGTGGTCGAGAATTTTTTTGCCAGCGGGTTGGGCATGCCCTCGTTTACCCTGCTGGGCAGCGGCGTGGTGAAGCGGCACTATGTCCAGCCCTATGCCCTCGGGCATGAGATCGTCCATTCCTGGATCGGCAACTGGGTGTTGAACCAACGGGAGCAGGGCAATTGGGTGGAGGGGCTGACGACCTATCTGGCCAACTATTATTACGATGAGCTCACCGGCAAACCAGACCAGGCCCGAGACCAGCGTCGCTTGATGCTGTTGAGCTATGCGGTCTACGTGCGGCCGGAGGAGGATTATCCGGTGGCGGCCTTTCGGCAGAAGACCGACCAGAAGGACAACGCCATCGGGTATCAAAAAACCGCGATGATCTTTCACCAGCTCCGCCGGGAGCTGGGCGAGGAAGTCTTTTGGTCGGCGATCCGCAAGCTGGTGGCCGGCTATGGCGGGACCTATGCCGGATGGGCCGACTTGGAGCGGGTTTTCGCCGCGGCCAGCGGGAAGGAGCTGCGCTGGTTTTTCGCCCAATGGGTCGAACGGCCCGGCGCGCCGCTGGTGACGATTGCGGCTGTGCGAGCCGACCGACCTCCCGAGGCCGAGCCGGAATCCGGATTCCGGCTCACCGTTCGGATCGGTCAAAGTGGGGAGCCGTACCGGCTTCGTCTCCGGCTGGTGGCGGATTTGGCGGGAGGGCGGACCCACGAGGCCTGGCTGGAGGTACAGGGCGCCGAGCAAACCCTGAGCGTTCTCATGCCGGGCGCGCCGGTTCGGCTCCGTCTCGATCCGGACTTCGACACGTTCAGGCGCCTGCCCAGGGAGCAGCTCCCTCCGATGCTCAACCTCTATGTGACCGACCGGAACCGGACCCTGGTGCTGCCGGTCGCCGAGCCCGCGACGGAAACGGCCCCCTATCGGGAGCTGGGGCGGCAGGTGGCCGCCCGCGAACCGGCCATAACGCAGCTCACCGATCGAGAGCCGGTCCCGGCCGAGGGATCGCTGCTCATTCTGGGAGGGCCGATGCTCAACGAGGGAACGGCGCTCATGCGGCAGGCCTGCGGCGAGAGGGTCCGGTTGGAGCGCGACCGCTTCACGCTCGACGGGACCGTCTACGAGGGGCAGGGCTTTGCGCTCCTCTTGTCCTGCCGGCGTCCGGACCGTCCGGGCAGCGTTACGACGCTGTTTTACGGCCTGTCGCCACAGGCGGCGGCCAAGGTTGCGCGCTTGCTATTTTTCTACGGATGGCAGAGTTATGTGGTGTTTCGGGATGGGGCCGTGGTGACGCGGGGAGATTTCTCTTCCGTGCAAGACGAACTGGAGGTGTCCGTTGAAATGCCGTGA